A window of Hordeum vulgare subsp. vulgare chromosome 5H, MorexV3_pseudomolecules_assembly, whole genome shotgun sequence genomic DNA:
cattcttctagttccgtagccggggagtgctagcagcattcttctggtgtcattGCAGGGGAGGTTCTGTTGTCACACGGAATcatcatgcaagaagatatgtgttgaagAGGCtcagtttcgaagaccacgagagaattgagacgaggagtgctaacctgaggactatacatggtcacacatttgatatcaaagtatttaattcagtttttcaaacagaatttgggtgcccaaagtgggaagatctttgcaaggcatatggatttcaggagggtatggaaataaccttcgatcttcgtcctgaagataatatgtcaggcaacatcgacatttgggtggttgtcgatgatatgcttcctgttttacctccatgttagtttctcaaccatatttgtcaagtaatttgcatttatatttagacatAGTTGGTGTTcagccatatactaaatttgttaaattataatttatagCTTATTTCGTTGATGCGACtaaattacgaaaattaattgacatgacacactacacgtatggatcacatctaacttgggaggagaaggatgttcttctccactttcttgttgctggtgttctggtttctagggataccttcccgtataattttggaattggTCAAACTTAtaaattttacatgccactagtgcataggttgaggccggatgacatttgccgaaatatcttggtaagagtttcctaattaagtacgctctactattgtatagatggtgttgattacattgctaactaggttattattatgttctttaacaacaactgccacatgatgtagtgcctccgatGATGctcccagaaggtcaaatgataattagaagcccgctgagggctgagttcgatgctccatactcgagtaaccccaaatcaagatcaaaaaggctccaaattgaagcatggagagaaataaagaaggttcgcaacccacaagttggagaccgttggatctctctgattcatcatggagacataggtatTATTCTATTTTATGATATTATATCTAAgaacgaggactaggtcttatgagagacaaattattctggtttatattattacttgacatgatcgattaggatggatgcatatgatgactatatattatgatgtttctctattttattttatgtgtataaTATGATAactttggtatatgattaagatgatgatgagttgttagatgaccgattagaatactattgccattcgacagaaatgatatgaaatgatatagtgtaaaaagatgcatatatgtgcatgcaactcgtgtctacattttgtaaatatgttcgacaaagcacgaccgaTGAGATGGTGTACTATATTTCGTGACAATGTGTAATATATAcgtaacaaataaatgggaaaatagggggcagcaaaatagcccatccaatttagtgcaaaaccctaaacccaaaaattgctcCAAAAAAACAGCAacgaaatagccccggttcgtaatacgaaccgggactaataccccccccccctcactcccagccccgccacgcgGAAGGCCATTAGCCtcggttcggggccgaaccggggctagcattagtcccggttgtcgaaccgggactaatgatccaaccgaaccgggactaaaggcattttttctactagtgataggtCTAACCACGACTTGTTCATGGAACACGACACACGCATGTTAGAGGAGAGGAATGGAGTTGCGAGCAACAGAGGAGGGAACACGTGAAAATCACTTCTCTTCTCATTCTACAATAGCTTGTGAAAGAGAATCTTTTTAAGGAGGCCCAAAATCGTCAGGGTGGTTCTAAACTTCACACCACCTAATCATGACACCTACATGGACATTtaagttttttttcctttctaaAATTAGTAATGGGCTTAAATCACATCTGTATTTCAACAACTATTTTATCTTGTAATGGTTCTAGCATAGTTGACTATGTTATGTACTTCATTTGTTCACTTTTTGACCTCATTGTCTTACATCAACTATGgtaatattgttggaaatatgccctagaggcaataataaattagttattattatatttcttagttcatgataatcgtttattatccatgctataattgtattgattggaaacacaatacttgtgtggatacatagacaaaacactgtccctagtaagcctctagttgactagctcattgatcaaagatggtcaaggtttcctggccataggcaagtgttgtcacttgataacgggatcacatcattaggagaatcatgtgatggactagacccaaactaatagacgtagcatgttgatcgtgtctttttgttgctactgttttctgcgtgtcaagtatttgttcctatgaccatgagatcatataactcactgacaccggaggaatgctttgtgtgtatcaaacgtcgcaacgtaactgggtgactataaaggtgctctacaggtatctccgaaggtgttagttgagttagtatggatcaagactgggatttgtcactccgtgtgacggagaggtatctcggggcccactcggtaatacaacatcacacacaagccttgcaagcaatgtaacttagtataagttgcgggatcttgtattacggaacgagtaaagagacttgccggtaaacgaaattgaaataggtatgcggatactgacgatcgaatctcgggcaagtaacataccgaaggacaaagggaatgacatacgggattatacgaatccttggcactgaggttcaaacgataagatcttcgtagaatatgtaggatccaatatgggcatccaggagtctctcgggtcatgtctacatagttctcgaacccgcagggtctgcacacttaaggttcgacgttgttttatgcgtatttgagttatatggttggttaccgaatgttgttcggagtcccggatgagatcacggacgtcacgagggtttccggaatggtccggaaacgaagattgatatataggatgacctcatttgattaccggaagattctcggagttaccgggaatgtaccgggaatgacgaatgggttccgggagttcaccggggggggcaacccaccccggggaagcccataggcattgggggagccacaccagcccttagtgggctggtgggacagcccacaagtgccctatgcgccaaggagaagaaaatcaagagagaaagaaaaaaaaggaggaggtgggaaggaacggggactccctcccaccaaacctagtccaactcggtttgggggggggggagagtcctcccccttggactcggccgacccccttggggctccttgagccccaaggcaaggtcccctccctcccacctatatatacggaggttttagggctgatttgagacgactttccacggcaacccgaccacatacctccacggtttttcctctagatcgcgtttctgcggagctcgggcggagccctgctgagacaaggtcatcaccaacctccggagcaccgtcacgctaccggagaactcttctacctctccgtctctcttgctggatcaagaaggccgagatcatcatcgagctgtacgtgtgctgaacgcggaggtgccgtccgttcggtactagatcgtgggactgatcgcgggattgttcgcgggacgaatcgagggacgtgaggacgttccactacatcaaccgcgttctctaacgcttctgttgtacggtctacaagggtacgtagatcactcatcccctctcgtagatggacatcaccatgataggtcttcgtgcgcgtaggaaaatttttgtttcccatgcgaagttccccaacaaaTATATGGCTGTGTGCATCACAAAATGTAGAgtgtgagggttttatgcttgtttttcaaaaaattatAGTTATTTTCACCATTTATAGCAATTTTAATAAGTTATTAAATGAAATAACCAATTTGGAATGTGGACTCTTAAAGGGTCAAGTTGACCTTTTTCGAAGGACGGTGAATTTTATTGGCTTAAAACGAAGCATTGAGAGGATACATGATACAATGAATACACATCATACATAGTTGGAATACACACAACCAACATAATACACACGCGAAAGCATCGGCGACTAGCAAAgtcataagaccaaagttatttgTAGGTGAGGAAAAAATGTTTCAAAAACGGTCAAAACAGTGATCGACAAAATAGAACCAAGACCATCCGCATCAACCAACTCATGACAACACATTGACAAGAATCTTCAACAGCAACGTCTTGAGAAAAGGAGCAACGCCCAAACGACGCCGTCATCGAGCCAAGTTAGAACTAATTCGTTATCTTAACGAGCTCAAACGATCCTTGACAACGAGCTCAAACGATCCGAGCCAAGAGGGCTGGAATTCCATCCCAAAACCAGACATGCCCCTGAAACTTTATGCGTACGTTGTGTATCCAGACACCTGTATACACAGTCGATATGCGCACCTCTGGTCAATTCAAAACTGCTTGTGCTTCCACATGGCAATACGGCATTGCACGAACGCCGACCCAAGCAAAGCCAAGTTGCGAGCTGCCGTGCCCGTTACGCGCGGGCTCCAGCATCCGAGGGGCAGATATCAAAAATCCGCGCAGAATTCGGGTGACGCAAACGCGATTGAATTATGTTCAAACTGCGGCGCCCGTCGCGTGCCCCGTTGCTGGCTCCGACGGAATACCGATCCCGGAGGCACCCGTTGCCGTTGCAAATGGCTCGGGCCTCGCACGCCCTCTCCGTTAGATCGACGCACCTCGCTCACCTCCGAATTTTGTACGGTTGCCCACACTGATTCAAGTTCTATATGCGCACCATCGCAGATCTCTATACCTCCCACGCTAGCTAGCGTCGACTCAACGGAGGAAACACCCGGAGTATCCTCGTATTTTTACCGCGGTGCATTGCATCATTGCAGTCTGCAAGCAAGTGCCATCTTTTCCATGCCCAAAAAGTTCTCTGCTCCATGACCGGATCACCGTAATTCCCTGCTCTACGTTAGCTTTCTTAATTCGCAGCACTATGCACAGGCCCTTGATTCCTCCGGAGTCAGTGTCGAGCTACTCATACGCATGTGCATGCGCACTGCGGTATATAACACTGATCCAAGAAGCCTTCACGCTCACTACATCCCCATCACAGTCGCGTGGCGTGCTCCAAAATGGCAAGCATCGCGGCGGTATTGCTCGTCCTGCTTCCGCTGCTCCTTTCCTCGGCCGCGCATTCAGACGACGGCTTCGGCTTCCAGGCCACGCTCACCCACATCGACGCCGGCGCGGGGTACACCGACGCGCAGCTGCTCTCCCGCGCGGTGCGCCGGAGCAGGTCCCGCGTGGGCGCGCTGCAGTCGCTGGCCACGGCCGCGGACGCGATCACCGCGGCCCGCATCCTGGTGCAGGCCAGCCAGGGCGAGTACCTGATGAGCATGGCCATCGGCACGCCGCCGCGGTACTACTCGGCTATCCTTGACACCGGCAGCGACCTCATCTGGACGCAGTGCGCGCCGTGCATGCTCTGCGTCGACCAGCCCACGCCCTACTTCGACCCGACGAAATCCAGCTCGTACGCCAAGCTGTCCTGCTCCTCCCCGATGTGCAACGCCCTCTACTACCCGCTCTGCTACCAGAACACGTGCGTCTACCAGTACTTCTACGGCGACAGCGCCAACACCGCCGGGGTGCTCGCCAACGAGACCTTCACGTTCGGCACTAACGGGACGTGGGTCACCGTGCCGAGCATCGCCTTTGGGTGCGGTAACCTTAACGCGGGGTCGCTCTTCAACGGCTCCGGCATGGTCGGCTTCGGGCGGGGGTCGCTGTCCCTGGTGAGCCAGCTCGGAGCGCCCAGGTTCTCCTACTGCCTCACCTCGTTCATGTCGCCGGTGCCGAGCCGGCTCTACTTCGGCGCCTACGCCACGCTCAACAGCACCAGCACGAGTGACAGCGGGCCGGTGCAGTCCACGCCGTTCATCATCAACCCGGCGCTGCCCACCATGTACTACCTGAACATGACGGACATCAGCGTCGGCGGCGACCCGCTGCACGTCGAGCCGTGGGTGTTCGCCATCAACGAGGAGGACGGCACCGGCGGGGTCATCATCGACTCCGGCTCCACGATCACGTACCTGGCTCAGCCCGCGTACGACCTGGTGCACGAGGCGTTCGTGGCGCAGGTCGGGCTGCCCCTGGCGAACGTCACGTCGCCGGACGACCTCAGCACGTGCTTCAAGTGGCCACCGCCTCCGCGGAAGGTGGTGTCGATGCCGGAGCTCGTGTTCCACTTCGAAGGGGCGGACATGGAGCTGCCGCTGGAGAACTACATGCTGATCGACGGCAGCACCGGGAACCTGTGCCTGGCGATGGCGCCGTCCGACGACGGCTCCATCATCGGCAGCTTCCAGCACGCCAACTTCCACGTGCTCTACGACAACGAGAACAGCTTGCTGTCCTTCATCCCTGCGCCGTGCAACCTCATGTAGTCATAGCTCTGTTCACGTAGGCACGTTTAAAGCACCTTCTCCATTTATGTACGTTGATTATGCATAATTCCGCCATTTTTCATGTCTGTTGATTATCTGTATCCTACAGTAAGAGATTTTTGTTGACGTATGGCTATGGCGTTGTCCCCTCAGAGGCTCACGCCCTGTTAggacttttttagtcccaacttataagtcctaAGTCTCTAAAAAGTTCCTACCTGTTTGGTTTCTAGGACTTAACATGGCCTAAAAGACCATATTACAACTATAAGTCCCTATAAGTCTTTCCTTGAGAGTCTTATTTCATAAGTCCCAAATGACCAATTTAAATCCCTATAAGTCCCTCATGTTTGGTTTAGATGGGACTTAAAGAAACTTATAAGTTCTAAGTCTCTAATAAGTCCCTCTAACCAAACACCCCCTCAAACACACCTCCTTAATAAGCAACTCGGGTCATTTCTAACTGACCTCCTGGAAAATAGtgctgagtaaataggcaatttttcgaCTAATTTAATCTATAAATAGatgactagcatggcattgacagaATTATCTACATACTGATATAGATCTAAACGAACACGTACTACGCAAACAGTAGACAAATCTACACATGATGCTAGTACTGCTAAGACGGAAGTAATCAGGAGAGGGATAAGCGCGTTGTACCCTCCAGTAGGCCTTGCAGAAGCCCCCGCGGCGGTGGCGGCAGCAGCAGCGTCCTCGGCGGCCTTCTTGTCGGCCTCGGCCTTCTCGGTGACAGCACGGTCGACGTCGGTGGACATGGTGATGGCGGAGACGACGTGGACGTAGAGGAAGTACAcgaacggaggcgagcagtcgcgtgatcgctccctaaaaacctaatcgcccctctgccccgtacaggaaccggagaggtggggtttcggaggcctgctctccctcgACCGTGTACGCAGCGGACGGGATGGAGTCGCCGGCGGTAGCAGCAGTAAGGGAACGAGcgtgtgaggcagatgtgatctgattctcgtgacggctagggttggcgtTAGCCCTGCTTAAATAGGTGaccgggtggagagacgtgggctgaacccacgtccgagtcggtaacagcccacgatccgacgtctcagatCATGGCGCATCCGTTAAGTATTCTCCGATCCTGAtcagcaaaaataagcgcgtaggtatgagctcggctcggctcattcccgcaacccgcaacccgcggcgtcgtgacgaggcgtggcgtggcgaggcgggcggcggaggaggagtgcacgagggcatcttctcttctcactctccaatagcatgtggaagagagacccttataaagttgtccaacttcttctccactagcggggtgggactaaacttcccaccaccaccttgtcatgccaccacctacatgggcccttggagatttctaaaattctcttatgggcctaaggcccgctactaatttcaacaatcccccaccagatctcaagggcacatcgtgttccctcgttccaatcactgttttaatataccaacattttagtgaagacctgttaaggttgagatttacctagaacaagtagctacacgcCTTTACAATTGCACAATGGACTAtgacttgaattgtcagtttggcttaaagaagcttcaccacaagtcttactagtactaggctaccgaagactgacccctcgggtggagcatataagtcacactcctggcgtattcatgagtttactagagatcaccccaatCTCATAGACTATGACCAGCAGtcagactcatataggtgtgttcctccaaagatcgctctgtaggacaacatcttgcttacacataagctttagaacacattaagacagtagtcatcctaccatatagtatccgagagtattgcatctccaacggagtgggttagtgaagttactctcctcagtttaccactggcttgttttcccaggtcctacttcacgggatctccgatcatataggttgggttactaccatggcaactcatgtgggtctcatacccatctccctcgatgcactatctatcacaacacgtgatagccctttagtaaagggatctgccagattcttagccgttcggATGTaaaccaacgctatcactccggagtttcttacacgtctgacagacttcaatctcattcttatatgtttgttggacttcatgttgtcctttgaactcttcactttgacaataactgtctgactatcgcagttcataaggatagccggaaccggcttctcaaccacgggcaagtccatcaaaagatctcgaagaaattctgcttcgacactagatgtgtctaatgctgttaattttgCTTCCATtatcgatctcgttaagatcgtttgcttgcaagacttctaggaaacagcaccacctccaagagtaaccatatacccagtagtggccttcatctcatcagcatcagagatccaattcgcatcactatacccatcAAGTACTGACGGGTATCCCGTATAGTcaagtctgatacgtctccaacgtatctataatttttgatggtttcatgttgttatcttgtcaaactttggatgtttcatatgccttatatatcttttttgggactaacctattaattcagtgccaagtgccagttcctgttctttccatgtttttgaccctttttcaggcggagtccaaacggaataattctttcacgATGATttcttatggaaaatatcaaaaataccgaaagaaaaagataccggagaggggtcccgaggaagccacaagccctgtaggcgcggccaccccccaggccgcacctaccaagcttgtgggctcctcaggggcccacttgacgcaactccaccgccatctggtcctataaatgcagaaacctccagaaagaaacctagatcgggagtaccgccgccgcaagcctctgtagccaccaaaaaccaatctggagcccgttccggcaccctgccggagggggaatccatctccggtggccacattcatcatcccggcgatctccatgaggaggagggagtagttctccctcagggctgagggtatgtaccagtagctatgtgtttgatctctctctctctctccctctctctcgtgttcttgagatgtcttgatctcgatgtaccgtgggctttgctactatagttggatcttatgatgttcttccccctctcccttcttgtaatgaattgagtttccccttttgaagttatcttatcggattgagtctttgagaacacttgatgtatgtcttgcacatgtctatctgaggtgatcaacttgcggatttgtgacattgggaacctatgcatatgggttggcacacgtttgattcatgtgagtactcgatgtatgttttggtgatcaacttgcgggttcgtgagattgggaacctatgcataggggttggcacacgttttgactctccggtagaaacttcggggcactctttgaagttctatgtgttggttgaatagatgattctgagattgtgtgatgcatatcgtataatcatgcccatggatacttgaggtgacaatggagtatctaggtgacattagggtcttggttgatatgtatcttaaggtgttattctagtatgaactctatgatggatcgaacggaaagaatagcttcgtgttattttactatggactcttgaatagatcgatcagaaagaataactttgtggtggtttcgtacccgacaataatctcttcgtttgttctccgctattagtgactttggagtgactctttgttgcatgttgagggctagttatatgatccaattatgttattattgttaagagaacttcactagtgaaagtatgaaccctaggccttgtttccacgcattgcaataccgttcgtgctcacttttgttactagttaccttgctgtttttgtaatttcagattacaaaaacctatatctaccatccatattgcacttgtatcaccatctcttcgccgaactagtgcacctatacaatttaccattgtattgggtgtgttggggacacaagagactctttgttatttggttgcaatgttacttgagagagaccatcttcatcctacgcctcccacagattgatgaaccttaggtcacccacttgagggaaaattgctactgtcctactgcTACCGCGACAAtaaaccttccctggtacggcgccaggaatcctgctgctgcagctacgcctttagggacttcctaggaaaatatgcaaaggatttccccgtggccttggagccttgcgttggtgttccctcgaagcggaaagggtgatgtagcacaacggcggtaagtatttccctcagttttgagaaccaaggtatcgatccagtgaaggagtatcacaagtgcctgcacaaacacaaagagcttgctcccaacgctatgaagggttgtccatcccttatagagtgtttgccaagtgagaactgaaagcaacaaagtaacaaagcaaagtgaacgcggaggtgtaaacgataggtgtgaatagacccgggggccgtagtattcactagtggcttctctcatgaaagcaagtagatggtgggttaacaaattatagtcgagcaattggtagaaccgcacaaagtcgtgacgatatctatggcaatgattatatctatatgcatcacgtccaaaacaagtagaccgatactttctgcatctactactattactccacacgtcgaccgctatccagcatgcatctattgtattaagtccaaaagaacagagtaacgccttaagcaagatgacatgatgtagatggacaatctcatatctacgacagagcccaccttgttacccttgatggaaactacacgatgtgtgccttgcttcccctactgtcactgggaaaggtcaccacacggtaagaacccaaaaccaagcacttctcccattgcaataatcatagatctagttggccaaacaaaacccaagactcggagagacttacaaggatatcaaatcatgcaaataagaaatcagcaaagactcaaatatatatcatagataatctaatcacaaatccacaattcatcggatctcgacaaacacaccgccaaagaagattacatcggatagatctccatgaagatcatggagaactttttattgaagatccaagagagagaagaggccatctagctactatatacggacccgtaggtctgaagtgaactactcgcgagtcattggaggggcgctgatgacgatgaagaagccctctgctactgcaacaaaagtccttccaacggcgccagaaccacgtgctgacgggagactgttcttgtcttgatactccttagcaacggcaccaggaatccttctgctacggctaagcctttagggacttcctaggcaaatatgcaaaggatttccccgcgtccttggagccttgcgttggtgttccctcgaagcggaaagggtgatgtagcgcagcggtggtaagtacttcccttagttttgagaaccaaggtatcgatccagtgaaggagtatctcaagtgcctgcacaaacacaaaaagcttgctcccaacgctatgaacaagttgtcaatcccttatagattgttcgccaagtgagatgtgaaagcaacaaagtaacaaataaAAGTAAAAGCGAGAGTGAAAACGAtagaagtgaatagacccgggggccgtagtgtttactagtggcttctctcatgaaagcaagtagacggtgggtgaacaaattactgccgagcaattgatagaaccgcgcaaagtcg
This region includes:
- the LOC123397867 gene encoding aspartic proteinase nepenthesin-1-like, whose product is MASIAAVLLVLLPLLLSSAAHSDDGFGFQATLTHIDAGAGYTDAQLLSRAVRRSRSRVGALQSLATAADAITAARILVQASQGEYLMSMAIGTPPRYYSAILDTGSDLIWTQCAPCMLCVDQPTPYFDPTKSSSYAKLSCSSPMCNALYYPLCYQNTCVYQYFYGDSANTAGVLANETFTFGTNGTWVTVPSIAFGCGNLNAGSLFNGSGMVGFGRGSLSLVSQLGAPRFSYCLTSFMSPVPSRLYFGAYATLNSTSTSDSGPVQSTPFIINPALPTMYYLNMTDISVGGDPLHVEPWVFAINEEDGTGGVIIDSGSTITYLAQPAYDLVHEAFVAQVGLPLANVTSPDDLSTCFKWPPPPRKVVSMPELVFHFEGADMELPLENYMLIDGSTGNLCLAMAPSDDGSIIGSFQHANFHVLYDNENSLLSFIPAPCNLM